In one Bradyrhizobium sp. 4 genomic region, the following are encoded:
- a CDS encoding hydrogen peroxide-inducible genes activator encodes MLNLTLRQLRYFDALARHSHFGRAAESCSISQPALSMQIKELEEALGGLLLERSARQVALTRFGEELAQRVRDILRSVDELGDFARASQDRFSGRLRIGMIPTIAPYLLPTITKNLTRMHPELDIRVRETMTPRLIQELVEGRLDTAIVALPVSEPSLTEVALFEEKFLLVRPSADEGTPAPSREMMREMRLLLLEEGHCFRDQALSFCNMQSAPPREMLDANSLSTLVQMVSAGIGVTLIPEMAVSVETRSASVSLARFRDPQPSRTIGMVWRKTSPLARQLLQISEVVCLSAGKVRARPSVRSKPT; translated from the coding sequence ATGCTAAACCTCACGCTGCGCCAGCTCCGGTATTTCGACGCCCTGGCGCGTCACAGTCATTTCGGCCGCGCGGCTGAGTCCTGTTCAATCTCGCAGCCCGCCCTGTCGATGCAAATCAAGGAGCTGGAGGAGGCGCTCGGCGGCCTGTTGCTGGAGCGCAGCGCCCGGCAGGTGGCGTTGACCCGGTTTGGCGAGGAGCTCGCGCAGCGCGTCCGCGACATCTTGCGCTCGGTCGACGAACTCGGCGATTTCGCCCGCGCCTCGCAGGACCGGTTCTCTGGACGGCTGCGCATCGGCATGATCCCGACGATCGCGCCCTATCTGCTGCCGACGATCACCAAGAATCTGACGCGCATGCATCCAGAACTCGACATCCGCGTGCGCGAGACGATGACGCCGCGGCTGATCCAGGAACTGGTGGAAGGCCGGCTCGATACCGCCATCGTGGCGTTGCCGGTGTCCGAGCCCTCGCTCACCGAGGTCGCCCTGTTCGAGGAAAAATTCCTGCTGGTGCGCCCGAGCGCGGATGAGGGAACGCCGGCACCATCGCGGGAGATGATGCGCGAGATGCGGCTGCTGCTGCTCGAAGAGGGGCACTGCTTCCGCGATCAGGCGCTGTCATTCTGCAACATGCAATCGGCACCGCCGCGCGAGATGCTGGATGCCAATTCGCTGTCGACACTGGTCCAGATGGTCAGCGCCGGCATCGGCGTCACGTTGATCCCGGAGATGGCCGTGTCGGTGGAGACACGATCGGCCTCGGTCTCGCTGGCACGCTTCCGCGACCCGCAGCCGTCGCGCACCATCGGCATGGTCTGGCGCAAGACCAGCCCGCTGGCGCGGCAACTGCTGCAGATCTCCGAGGTGGTGTGCCTGTCGGCGGGCAAGGTTCGCGCGCGTCCATCCGTGCGCAGCAAGCCGACCTGA
- a CDS encoding GNAT family N-acetyltransferase, whose translation MSHLLIRSARADEYDEIGRVWMESWVSTGLGEASEFLLANLRARIRREIDDGWSLFVADDNGTIAAMLALHLPKLYLDMLFVAPAYQGQSLGRKLLGFTRTQMPDEMYLRCVRENEKAWRWYEREGFVFEKEEVEPSNGFMMKYYRWRRQGPAG comes from the coding sequence ATGTCGCATCTCCTCATCCGCTCGGCCCGCGCGGACGAATACGACGAGATCGGCCGTGTCTGGATGGAGAGCTGGGTCTCGACCGGGCTCGGCGAGGCGAGCGAATTCCTGCTCGCAAACCTGCGCGCACGCATCCGGCGCGAGATCGACGACGGCTGGAGCCTGTTCGTCGCCGACGACAACGGCACGATCGCCGCAATGCTGGCGCTGCATTTGCCAAAACTCTATCTCGACATGCTGTTCGTCGCGCCCGCCTATCAGGGCCAATCGCTCGGCCGCAAATTGCTCGGCTTCACGCGCACACAAATGCCCGACGAGATGTATCTGCGCTGCGTCCGCGAGAACGAAAAAGCCTGGCGCTGGTACGAGCGCGAGGGCTTTGTGTTCGAGAAGGAAGAGGTCGAGCCCTCGAACGGGTTCATGATGAAGTATTACCGGTGGCGGCGGCAGGGGCCCGCCGGATAG
- the katG gene encoding catalase/peroxidase HPI produces the protein MDDTSKCPFSGGKRVPANRDWWPTQLSIEMLHKNSPKSDPMDKDFDYAKEFKSLDLNAVIKDLTALMTDSQEWWPADFGHYGGLMIRMAWHSAGTYRTTDGRGGAGAGQQRFAPLNSWPDNANLDKARRLLWPIKQKYGRKISWADLMVLAGNVALESMGFKTFGFAGGRVDVWEPEELYWGPEGTWLGDERYSGERQLAEPLGAVQMGLIYVNPEGPNGKPDPVAAAKDIRETFARMAMNDEETVALIAGGHSFGKTHGAGDPSLVGPEPEAGVLEDQGLGWKSKHASGHSGDSITSGLEVTWTTTPTKWSNNFFENLFNFEWELTKSPAGAQQWTAKNADAIIPDAFDKSKKHRPTMLTTDLSLRMDPAYEKISRRFLENPDQFADAFARAWFKLTHRDMGPVVRYLGPLVPKETLIWQDPIPAVNHELASEQDIASLKTKILASGLSVSELVSTAWASASTFRGSDKRGGANGARIRLAPQKDWEVNEPAQLSKVLGKLEAIQKDFNASSGAKKVSLADLIVLGGTAAVEKAAKDAGVDVKVGFTPGRMDASQEQTDAASFAPLEPRADGFRNFIGKRQQFMMPEEALVDRAQLLRLTGPEMTVLLGGLRVLGANANGSKNGVLTSKVGTLSNDFFVNLLDMSTQWTPAGTDGTYEARDRKTNAVKWTGTRVDLIFGAHSQLRAYAEVYATSDSKEQFVKGFARAWTKVMNLDRFDIAA, from the coding sequence ATGGACGACACTTCAAAGTGCCCGTTTTCGGGTGGAAAACGTGTGCCGGCGAACCGCGATTGGTGGCCGACCCAGCTCAGCATCGAGATGCTGCACAAGAATTCCCCCAAGTCCGACCCGATGGACAAGGACTTCGACTACGCCAAGGAATTCAAGTCGCTCGACCTGAATGCGGTCATCAAGGACCTGACGGCTTTGATGACAGACTCGCAGGAATGGTGGCCCGCCGACTTCGGTCACTACGGCGGCCTCATGATCCGCATGGCCTGGCATAGCGCGGGCACCTATCGCACCACCGACGGTCGCGGTGGCGCCGGCGCCGGGCAGCAGCGTTTCGCGCCGCTCAACAGCTGGCCCGACAACGCCAACCTGGACAAGGCACGCCGTCTGCTCTGGCCGATCAAGCAGAAATACGGCCGCAAGATCTCCTGGGCCGATCTGATGGTGCTGGCCGGCAACGTCGCGCTGGAGTCGATGGGCTTCAAGACCTTCGGCTTTGCCGGCGGCCGCGTCGACGTCTGGGAGCCGGAAGAGCTGTATTGGGGTCCGGAAGGGACGTGGCTGGGCGATGAGCGCTACAGCGGCGAACGCCAACTCGCCGAGCCGCTGGGCGCGGTGCAGATGGGCCTGATCTACGTCAATCCGGAAGGCCCGAACGGCAAGCCGGATCCGGTCGCCGCGGCCAAGGACATTCGCGAGACCTTCGCCCGCATGGCGATGAACGACGAAGAGACCGTCGCGCTGATCGCCGGCGGCCACAGCTTCGGCAAGACCCATGGTGCGGGCGATCCGTCGCTGGTCGGACCGGAGCCGGAAGCGGGCGTGCTCGAGGATCAGGGCCTCGGCTGGAAGAGCAAGCACGCGTCGGGTCACTCGGGCGATTCCATCACCAGCGGACTCGAGGTGACATGGACGACGACACCGACCAAGTGGAGCAACAACTTTTTCGAGAACCTGTTCAATTTCGAATGGGAGCTGACGAAGAGCCCGGCCGGTGCGCAGCAGTGGACGGCCAAGAACGCCGATGCCATCATTCCCGACGCCTTCGACAAGTCGAAGAAGCACCGGCCGACGATGCTGACGACCGATCTCTCGCTGCGTATGGATCCGGCCTATGAGAAGATATCGCGCCGCTTCCTGGAGAATCCCGATCAGTTCGCGGACGCCTTCGCCCGTGCCTGGTTCAAGCTCACCCATCGCGACATGGGTCCGGTCGTGCGCTATCTCGGCCCGCTGGTGCCGAAGGAAACGCTGATCTGGCAGGACCCGATCCCCGCCGTGAATCACGAGCTGGCCAGCGAGCAGGATATCGCCTCGCTGAAGACCAAGATCCTGGCCTCGGGTCTGTCGGTCTCGGAGCTGGTCTCGACCGCATGGGCGTCGGCCTCGACGTTCCGCGGCTCGGACAAGCGCGGCGGCGCCAACGGCGCACGCATTCGCCTCGCCCCGCAGAAGGACTGGGAGGTGAACGAGCCGGCTCAGCTCTCGAAGGTTTTGGGCAAGCTCGAAGCGATCCAGAAGGACTTCAACGCGTCATCCGGTGCGAAGAAGGTCTCGCTGGCGGACCTCATCGTGCTCGGCGGCACCGCCGCGGTCGAGAAGGCGGCGAAGGATGCCGGCGTCGACGTCAAGGTCGGCTTCACGCCGGGCCGCATGGATGCCTCGCAGGAGCAGACCGACGCCGCTTCGTTTGCTCCGCTGGAGCCGCGGGCCGATGGCTTCCGCAACTTCATCGGCAAGCGGCAGCAGTTCATGATGCCCGAGGAGGCTCTGGTCGATCGTGCGCAGCTGCTCCGGCTTACCGGCCCGGAGATGACGGTGCTCCTCGGCGGTCTGCGCGTGCTCGGTGCCAATGCGAATGGTTCGAAGAACGGCGTCCTCACCTCGAAGGTGGGAACGCTGAGCAACGACTTCTTCGTCAACCTGCTCGACATGAGCACGCAGTGGACGCCGGCCGGCACCGACGGCACCTATGAGGCCCGCGACCGCAAGACCAACGCGGTGAAGTGGACCGGCACGCGCGTCGACCTGATCTTCGGCGCGCACTCGCAGCTTCGCGCCTACGCCGAGGTATATGCCACGTCGGATTCCAAGGAGCAGTTCGTCAAGGGCTTCGCCAGGGCCTGGACCAAGGTGATGAACCTTGACCGGTTCGACATCGCGGCCTGA